In Bradyrhizobium erythrophlei, a single genomic region encodes these proteins:
- a CDS encoding YciI family protein, translating into MRFMMLMIPRGYETAAPGATPPAEAVAAMMKYNEALKEAGVLITLDGLHPPSSGVRVSFESGKPVVIDGPFTESKEVIGGYWMIDVKSREEAIAWAKRCPAANNETIEIRQVFEMTDFPPDVQKAAAGFTEMQAKC; encoded by the coding sequence ATGCGTTTTATGATGCTGATGATCCCGCGGGGCTATGAGACCGCGGCGCCGGGCGCCACGCCGCCGGCAGAAGCCGTCGCTGCAATGATGAAATACAACGAGGCGCTGAAGGAAGCCGGCGTCCTGATCACCCTCGACGGTTTGCACCCGCCGTCCTCGGGCGTACGGGTCTCGTTCGAGAGCGGCAAGCCGGTCGTCATCGATGGTCCCTTCACCGAGTCGAAAGAGGTGATCGGCGGCTACTGGATGATCGACGTGAAGTCGCGCGAGGAAGCGATCGCCTGGGCCAAACGTTGCCCGGCCGCCAACAACGAGACCATCGAGATTCGACAGGTTTTCGAGATGACGGACTTCCCGCCCGACGTCCAGAAGGCCGCCGCCGGGTTCACCGAAATGCAGGCCAAGTGCTGA
- a CDS encoding serine hydrolase domain-containing protein: MTSEGRISKAGFDRLRGVMAGHVERGDVPGLVMLVSHHGEVHAEGIGRLAFEGSSMLRDSLFRITSMTKPVTAAAAMVLVEEGRLKLDDPVDPWLPELANRKVLLRSDALVHQTVPARRAITLRDLLNFHCGYGMIPVFPERLPIQRAYAEAGLAPGPVFPSFPPDDLMRRYGSLPLVYQPGERWLYNAGSEILGVLIARVAGKTFGEFLNERIFAPLGMKDTAFYAPKDKHYRFTSAYMYDSAARQLKVFDPPVTGRFSNPPVFENGAAGLVSTADDFNAFARMMLDAGGAGSPRVLSRESISLMTTNTIVPDEKRESQLFLGSARGWGFGLSVFTGIDDPNAAPGRFGWDGGYGTTWYSDRNAQLTGILLTQRVMDSPTPPAVFSDFWTTVGEIAAK, translated from the coding sequence ATGACGAGTGAGGGCAGGATTTCGAAAGCGGGATTTGATCGGCTCCGGGGTGTGATGGCCGGTCACGTCGAGCGCGGCGATGTGCCGGGCCTCGTGATGCTGGTCAGCCATCACGGCGAAGTCCACGCCGAGGGAATCGGGCGGCTTGCCTTCGAAGGTTCCTCGATGCTGCGCGATTCGCTTTTTCGCATCACCTCGATGACCAAGCCTGTGACGGCGGCGGCCGCGATGGTGCTGGTCGAGGAGGGCCGCTTGAAGCTCGACGACCCCGTCGATCCATGGCTGCCGGAATTGGCCAATCGCAAGGTGCTGCTCAGGTCCGATGCGCTGGTGCATCAAACCGTGCCGGCGCGCCGCGCGATCACGTTGCGCGATCTGCTTAACTTCCATTGCGGCTACGGCATGATTCCGGTTTTCCCCGAACGTCTTCCGATTCAGCGGGCCTATGCGGAAGCGGGTCTCGCGCCGGGACCGGTGTTCCCGTCGTTTCCGCCCGACGATCTGATGCGGCGTTACGGCAGCCTGCCGCTGGTCTATCAGCCGGGCGAGCGCTGGCTCTACAACGCCGGCAGTGAAATTCTCGGCGTGCTGATCGCGCGGGTTGCAGGCAAGACGTTCGGCGAATTCCTGAACGAGCGAATTTTTGCGCCGCTCGGCATGAAGGATACCGCCTTCTACGCGCCCAAAGACAAACACTATCGATTCACCAGCGCCTATATGTACGATTCCGCGGCGCGGCAGTTGAAGGTCTTCGACCCTCCGGTGACGGGCCGATTTTCAAATCCGCCTGTGTTTGAAAACGGCGCAGCCGGCCTCGTCTCGACCGCGGACGACTTCAACGCCTTCGCCCGGATGATGCTCGATGCTGGCGGTGCGGGCAGCCCGCGCGTGCTGTCGCGCGAATCCATCAGTTTGATGACGACCAACACCATCGTGCCGGACGAGAAGCGCGAGTCGCAATTGTTCCTCGGTAGCGCCCGGGGCTGGGGATTTGGCCTGTCCGTTTTCACCGGGATCGACGATCCGAACGCCGCGCCCGGCCGCTTCGGCTGGGACGGTGGCTATGGCACGACCTGGTATTCCGATCGGAACGCACAGCTCACCGGCATTCTCTTGACCCAGCGGGTAATGGATTCGCCGACGCCGCCGGCAGTATTTTCGGATTTCTGGACCACGGTCGGCGAGATCGCCGCGAAATGA
- a CDS encoding SDR family NAD(P)-dependent oxidoreductase → MTASSQKVALVTGAARGIGLAVAKRFLADGWRVALLDVLGEPLAKSVAALARPDDTLALTCDVSDAGAVALACAEIERRFERLDALINNAGVAVFEPLMETSDADWSRVLAVNLTGPFLCTKATVPLMRHHGGGAIVNITSISGLRASTLRSAYGTSKAGLAHLTKQLAVELAELGIRVNGVAPGPVDTAMAKAVHSAEIRADYHDAIPLNRYGLEEELAEAVYFLCSDRASYITGQILAVDGGFDAAGIGLPTLRGARRNG, encoded by the coding sequence ATGACCGCTTCCTCGCAAAAAGTCGCATTGGTCACGGGCGCCGCTCGCGGCATCGGGCTTGCCGTGGCCAAACGCTTTCTCGCCGATGGCTGGCGCGTCGCACTGCTCGATGTCCTCGGTGAGCCCCTGGCAAAAAGCGTGGCCGCGCTGGCCAGGCCCGACGACACGCTAGCCCTGACTTGCGACGTTTCCGACGCCGGCGCGGTCGCTCTCGCATGTGCGGAGATCGAGCGCCGTTTCGAACGGCTTGACGCGTTGATCAACAACGCCGGCGTCGCGGTATTCGAGCCGCTGATGGAAACCTCGGACGCGGACTGGAGCCGTGTGCTCGCGGTCAACCTCACCGGGCCATTCCTGTGCACCAAGGCCACGGTGCCCTTGATGCGCCATCACGGCGGCGGCGCGATCGTCAACATTACTTCCATTTCGGGATTGCGCGCCTCGACGCTGCGCTCGGCCTACGGCACCAGCAAGGCGGGGCTCGCGCATCTGACCAAGCAGCTTGCGGTCGAACTCGCCGAACTCGGCATTCGTGTCAACGGCGTGGCGCCGGGACCGGTCGACACTGCGATGGCGAAGGCGGTTCACAGCGCGGAGATCCGCGCCGACTACCACGACGCGATCCCGCTTAACCGCTACGGTCTCGAGGAGGAACTGGCGGAGGCCGTGTATTTTCTTTGCAGCGACCGGGCAAGCTACATCACGGGCCAGATTCTTGCCGTCGACGGCGGCTTCGATGCGGCCGGCATCGGCCTACCGACGCTGCGCGGCGCGAGACGAAACGGATAG
- a CDS encoding VOC family protein, with translation MLNPYLFYNDNCEAAFKFYEKVLGGKIEMMLRADEGPEDMKPGPGREKLIMHARMSIGSQVLMASDSPPEHFHKPQGFAVSLTINDPIEAERKFNALAEGGSLNMPFGKTFFSKGFGMCIDQFGIPWMVNSPLQGM, from the coding sequence ATGCTCAATCCCTATCTGTTTTACAACGACAATTGCGAGGCCGCCTTCAAGTTTTACGAAAAGGTGCTCGGCGGCAAAATCGAAATGATGTTGCGTGCCGATGAAGGGCCCGAAGATATGAAGCCAGGGCCGGGCCGGGAGAAACTGATCATGCATGCGCGCATGTCGATCGGCAGCCAGGTGCTGATGGCCTCGGATTCTCCGCCGGAGCATTTTCACAAGCCGCAGGGTTTTGCGGTCTCGCTAACGATCAACGATCCCATCGAAGCCGAGCGCAAGTTCAATGCACTGGCCGAAGGCGGCAGCCTCAACATGCCGTTCGGCAAGACCTTCTTCTCCAAGGGCTTTGGCATGTGCATCGACCAGTTCGGCATCCCCTGGATGGTGAACTCGCCGCTGCAAGGGATGTAG
- a CDS encoding SRPBCC family protein translates to MLEIIAIIAVILAIAIAIVLILASTKPATFAIQRSAVMQAPAEAVFPLINNFHQWTKWSPWENRDPALKRTYGGAESGKGAVYAWDGNKNVGSGRMEILDASSPSKITIKLDFLKPFEAHNTAEFTFVPEREAGATNVIWVMRGPSSFMSKVMQVFMDFDKMIGRDFETGLANLKTLAEKKA, encoded by the coding sequence ATGCTTGAGATCATTGCCATCATCGCCGTCATCCTGGCGATCGCGATTGCGATCGTTCTGATCCTCGCTTCGACCAAGCCGGCTACGTTCGCTATCCAGCGGTCGGCAGTAATGCAGGCCCCGGCGGAAGCGGTTTTCCCGCTGATCAATAATTTTCATCAGTGGACGAAGTGGTCGCCGTGGGAGAACCGGGATCCCGCGCTGAAGCGCACTTACGGTGGCGCCGAGAGTGGCAAGGGCGCCGTCTATGCGTGGGACGGGAACAAGAATGTCGGTTCCGGCCGCATGGAAATTCTCGACGCCTCATCGCCGTCAAAAATCACGATCAAGCTCGACTTCCTCAAGCCGTTCGAAGCTCACAATACGGCCGAGTTCACCTTCGTACCGGAGCGTGAGGCCGGCGCAACCAACGTCATCTGGGTGATGCGAGGCCCGTCATCGTTCATGTCCAAGGTGATGCAGGTGTTCATGGACTTCGACAAGATGATCGGCAGGGATTTCGAAACCGGTCTCGCCAACCTGAAAACGCTCGCTGAAAAGAAGGCCTGA
- a CDS encoding DoxX family protein, protein MWLGRATSGLVILFMLLDGAIKLVPWPIVTETMDRMGYGSSESLARCLGAISLICTALYAFPPTAFVGAILMTGYLGGAMASHVRIGSPLFTHILFGFYLGVMVWGGLWLRDGRLRSLLPFVR, encoded by the coding sequence ATCTGGCTGGGCCGTGCAACAAGCGGCCTCGTCATTCTGTTCATGCTGCTGGATGGCGCGATCAAGCTCGTGCCGTGGCCAATTGTCACGGAGACGATGGACAGGATGGGCTATGGTTCGAGCGAAAGCCTCGCGCGATGCCTGGGTGCGATCAGCCTGATCTGCACAGCGCTCTACGCTTTTCCGCCGACTGCATTCGTCGGGGCGATCCTGATGACCGGCTATCTCGGTGGCGCGATGGCCTCGCATGTGAGGATCGGAAGTCCGTTGTTCACCCACATTCTCTTCGGGTTCTATCTTGGTGTGATGGTGTGGGGCGGCCTGTGGTTGCGCGATGGGCGACTGCGCTCGCTGTTGCCGTTCGTACGCTAA
- a CDS encoding RNA polymerase sigma factor, which yields MTDTAWIDAALTSARPQAVGALLRYFRNLDTAEEAFQNACLRALKSWPQNGPPRDPAAWLIMVGRNAAIDEVRRSHKQEALPDDVAISDLDDAEEEIAERLDGSHYRDDILRLLFICCHPDLPATQQIALALRIVSGLSVKQIARAFLVTEPAMEQRITRAKAKVASAGVAFETPGAVERSERLAAVAAMIYLIFNEGYSASGETCEIRMPLCEEAIRLARLLLRLFQSEPEIMGLTALLLLQHSRAPARFDTNGELVLLEDQDRTLWNEKLINEGQALIDKAMRHRRSGPYQVQAAIAALHSHATKPENTDWAQIDLLYGTLEIMQPSPVITLNRAVAASKVRGPEAALQMIEPLGERLSNYFHYFGVRGAFLMQLGRNEEARVAFDRAIALANTSAEAAHIRMHLDRLIRDSQGAAAAKNKK from the coding sequence ATGACCGATACCGCCTGGATCGATGCAGCCCTGACTTCGGCGCGTCCCCAGGCCGTTGGCGCATTGCTGCGCTATTTTCGCAATCTCGATACCGCGGAAGAGGCGTTCCAGAACGCCTGCCTGCGCGCCCTGAAAAGCTGGCCGCAAAACGGGCCGCCGCGCGATCCCGCGGCCTGGCTGATCATGGTCGGACGTAATGCTGCGATCGACGAGGTCCGCCGGTCGCATAAGCAGGAAGCGTTGCCCGACGACGTGGCCATCTCCGATCTCGACGACGCCGAGGAAGAGATTGCCGAGCGGCTCGACGGTTCGCACTACCGTGACGATATCCTTCGCCTGTTGTTCATCTGCTGCCATCCTGACCTGCCGGCGACTCAGCAGATTGCGCTCGCGTTACGCATCGTTTCCGGCCTTTCGGTGAAGCAGATCGCACGCGCCTTCCTGGTAACGGAACCGGCGATGGAGCAGCGCATCACCCGCGCCAAGGCAAAGGTCGCCAGCGCCGGCGTGGCCTTTGAAACGCCCGGCGCGGTCGAACGCAGCGAGCGGCTCGCTGCGGTCGCTGCGATGATTTACCTGATCTTCAACGAGGGTTATTCGGCGAGCGGCGAAACTTGCGAGATTCGCATGCCGCTGTGCGAGGAAGCGATCCGGCTGGCGCGGCTGTTGCTCCGCCTGTTCCAGAGCGAGCCCGAGATCATGGGTCTGACCGCGCTGTTGCTGTTGCAGCATTCGCGCGCCCCGGCGCGGTTCGATACCAACGGCGAACTGGTCCTGCTCGAGGATCAGGATCGCACGCTGTGGAACGAGAAGCTGATCAACGAGGGCCAGGCCTTGATCGACAAGGCGATGCGGCATCGCCGCTCCGGGCCGTATCAGGTGCAGGCGGCGATTGCGGCGTTGCATTCGCACGCGACAAAGCCTGAAAACACCGACTGGGCTCAGATCGATCTGCTCTACGGCACGCTGGAGATCATGCAGCCATCGCCGGTCATCACGCTCAACCGCGCGGTGGCTGCGTCCAAGGTGCGCGGGCCGGAAGCTGCCTTGCAAATGATCGAACCGCTCGGTGAGCGGCTGTCGAACTATTTTCATTATTTCGGCGTCCGCGGCGCCTTCCTGATGCAGCTTGGCCGCAACGAAGAGGCGCGCGTGGCCTTCGATCGCGCCATTGCGCTGGCCAATACCTCGGCCGAGGCCGCCCACATCCGCATGCACCTGGACCGGCTGATCCGCGACAGCCAGGGTGCGGCGGCCGCAAAAAATAAAAAATAA
- a CDS encoding YciI family protein — protein MLYAILCYHDEDLVGSWTREHDANVMSKLIVVQDKLKKEGRLGPVARLLPTTAATTLRKDDPPLVLDGPYAETKEQLLGFYIIDCENLDAAVDVARELGAANPGGAYEIRPVGFYEPGAGAK, from the coding sequence ATGCTGTATGCCATACTTTGCTATCATGATGAGGATTTGGTCGGCTCGTGGACCCGCGAACATGATGCGAACGTCATGTCGAAGCTCATCGTCGTCCAGGACAAGTTGAAGAAGGAGGGGCGGCTGGGCCCGGTCGCCCGCCTGCTGCCGACCACGGCAGCGACGACGCTGCGCAAGGACGATCCGCCGCTGGTGCTGGACGGCCCCTATGCCGAGACCAAGGAGCAGCTGCTCGGCTTCTACATCATCGACTGCGAAAATCTCGATGCGGCTGTCGACGTGGCGCGCGAACTTGGTGCGGCCAATCCGGGTGGTGCCTATGAAATTCGCCCGGTCGGATTTTACGAACCCGGCGCAGGCGCGAAATGA
- a CDS encoding 2-hydroxyacid dehydrogenase, which yields MKKGTLALLIHGGTENWSLERWERRFHDVCGDRPLRLATEKGGDPADVRYAAVWKPVPGELASFPNLKVIFNLGAGVDALMADKTLPKVPLVRVSVGDLTGRMTEYVVLHVLMHHRQELYLRQSQREKRWAPRHQWAAGALTVGVMGLGTLGADAAEVLVRLGFQVVGWSNSPKTIKGVECFHGKTQLDAFLRRTDILVSLLPLTPDTHGILNRELFSKLNRSSPLGAPVLINAGRGGLQNEADILSCLDDGTLGAVSLDVYQVEPQPADSPFWTHPKVVLTPHNAADTDADEISKYVARQIDRFEGGQALENLVDPDRGY from the coding sequence ATGAAAAAAGGAACGCTGGCGCTGCTGATCCATGGCGGCACCGAGAACTGGTCGCTGGAACGCTGGGAGCGCCGATTCCACGACGTCTGTGGGGACCGTCCACTGCGGTTGGCAACGGAAAAAGGCGGCGATCCGGCCGACGTCCGCTATGCAGCGGTCTGGAAGCCGGTGCCGGGCGAATTGGCATCGTTTCCGAACCTGAAGGTGATCTTCAACCTAGGGGCCGGCGTCGATGCGCTGATGGCCGACAAGACCTTGCCCAAGGTGCCGCTGGTGCGCGTCTCCGTCGGCGATCTCACCGGCCGGATGACCGAATATGTCGTGCTGCACGTGCTGATGCATCACCGGCAGGAACTTTACCTGCGCCAGAGCCAGCGCGAGAAGCGCTGGGCGCCCAGGCATCAATGGGCAGCCGGCGCGCTCACCGTCGGCGTCATGGGTCTCGGCACGTTAGGTGCGGACGCGGCGGAAGTTCTGGTGCGGCTCGGCTTTCAGGTCGTCGGATGGAGCAACAGCCCGAAGACGATCAAGGGCGTCGAATGCTTCCACGGCAAAACGCAACTCGATGCGTTCCTGCGACGCACCGACATTCTGGTCAGCCTGTTGCCGCTGACGCCAGATACGCATGGCATCCTCAACCGCGAACTATTCTCCAAACTGAACCGGTCAAGCCCGCTTGGCGCGCCGGTTCTGATCAATGCCGGGCGCGGCGGCTTGCAGAATGAGGCCGATATTCTGTCGTGCCTTGACGACGGCACGTTAGGCGCGGTCTCGCTCGACGTCTATCAGGTCGAACCGCAGCCCGCAGATAGCCCGTTCTGGACCCATCCGAAGGTCGTGCTGACGCCGCACAACGCCGCCGACACCGACGCCGACGAGATTTCGAAATATGTCGCGCGTCAGATCGACCGATTTGAAGGCGGCCAAGCGCTGGAAAACCTCGTCGATCCGGACCGGGGATATTGA
- a CDS encoding TetR/AcrR family transcriptional regulator — MVQKTKKSPEIRPEAVAPKRRGRPRAYEPEVALGKALDLFRKDGFAATSLDELSAATGMNRPSLYAAFGDKRELYIKSYARYRADARAAMVEIFRGELPIRERLARIYAAALDIYVADVSEPQGCFTVMTAASEAVADSEIRAMVLDGFAELDRAFASCFRRAKEQGELPPSADPAVLAQLASATIHTIAIRSRARVPRKELEAIANGAIAVMCG, encoded by the coding sequence ATGGTACAAAAAACGAAAAAGTCGCCGGAAATCAGACCTGAAGCGGTTGCGCCGAAGCGCCGCGGGCGGCCGCGCGCCTATGAGCCCGAAGTTGCCCTCGGCAAGGCGCTCGATCTGTTTCGGAAAGACGGTTTCGCCGCGACCTCGCTCGACGAGCTCAGCGCGGCGACGGGGATGAACCGGCCGAGCCTCTATGCAGCGTTCGGCGACAAGCGCGAGCTCTATATCAAGAGTTATGCGCGCTATCGCGCCGATGCGCGCGCGGCGATGGTCGAGATTTTCAGAGGCGAGTTGCCAATCCGCGAGCGGCTTGCGCGCATCTATGCCGCGGCGCTCGATATCTATGTTGCCGATGTCTCAGAGCCGCAGGGCTGTTTCACGGTCATGACGGCCGCCTCCGAAGCGGTCGCTGATTCCGAGATCCGCGCGATGGTGCTGGACGGATTTGCCGAGCTCGACAGGGCGTTCGCGTCCTGCTTCCGCCGCGCCAAGGAGCAGGGCGAATTGCCGCCGTCGGCCGATCCGGCCGTTTTGGCGCAACTTGCGTCGGCCACGATCCATACCATCGCGATCCGGTCGCGGGCGCGCGTACCTCGCAAGGAACTCGAGGCGATCGCGAACGGCGCGATCGCCGTGATGTGCGGATGA
- a CDS encoding glutathione binding-like protein codes for MDLYFSPLACSLATRIAFYEAGYEATYFEVDPKNKVVQNDGSDFRTINPLGLVPTLRTDDGQVLTENAAILQYVADRLSEAHLGTSPGMDRSRLHQWLCFIGTELHKGLFVPLLDRKAPAEIKSYILGRGLSRLDHLENYLKDREFLLDHFTVADAYLVTVINWTMATPPIELAKWPTVKAYYERLRARPSIAKAIAEEFELYKAEIARHKAAA; via the coding sequence ATGGATCTCTACTTCTCACCGCTTGCCTGTTCGCTGGCGACCCGGATTGCATTCTACGAAGCTGGCTACGAGGCGACCTATTTCGAGGTCGACCCGAAAAACAAGGTGGTGCAGAACGACGGATCGGATTTTCGCACGATCAATCCACTTGGGCTGGTGCCGACGTTGCGCACCGATGACGGGCAGGTGCTGACCGAGAACGCGGCCATCCTGCAATACGTGGCCGATCGCTTATCCGAAGCGCATCTCGGTACTTCACCGGGCATGGACCGAAGCAGGCTGCATCAATGGCTCTGCTTTATCGGCACCGAATTGCACAAGGGATTATTCGTACCGCTGCTCGACAGGAAAGCGCCGGCGGAAATCAAGTCCTACATCCTCGGCCGGGGCCTCTCGCGCCTCGACCATCTCGAAAACTATCTGAAGGACCGCGAATTCCTGCTCGACCATTTCACGGTGGCGGATGCCTATCTTGTCACCGTCATCAACTGGACCATGGCAACGCCGCCGATCGAGCTCGCGAAATGGCCGACCGTGAAAGCCTATTACGAGCGGCTGCGCGCGCGGCCCAGCATCGCGAAAGCGATCGCGGAAGAGTTCGAGCTGTACAAGGCCGAGATCGCCCGCCACAAGGCCGCGGCCTGA
- a CDS encoding DUF1348 family protein: MSRPPLPPFTRETAAQKARMAEDAWNSRDPERVSLAYTEDSRWRNRSEVFEGRAAIVAFLTRKWAKELDYRLIKDLWAFDNNRIAVRFQYEWRDASGQWHRSYGNEQWEFDEHGLMRRREASINDITIDEKDRRFHWPAPGPRPQDVPGLGDSPF; encoded by the coding sequence ATGTCGCGTCCGCCACTACCGCCGTTCACCCGTGAAACCGCCGCGCAGAAGGCGCGCATGGCGGAAGACGCCTGGAATTCGCGCGATCCCGAACGCGTGTCGCTTGCCTATACCGAGGACAGCCGCTGGCGTAACCGCTCTGAAGTCTTCGAGGGGCGTGCGGCGATCGTCGCATTCCTCACGCGCAAATGGGCGAAGGAGCTCGACTATCGCCTGATCAAGGACCTCTGGGCGTTCGACAACAACCGCATCGCGGTGCGCTTTCAGTATGAATGGCGTGATGCGAGCGGCCAGTGGCACCGCTCCTATGGCAATGAGCAGTGGGAGTTCGACGAGCACGGCCTGATGCGCCGGCGCGAGGCCAGCATCAATGACATCACGATTGACGAGAAAGATCGGCGCTTCCACTGGCCGGCGCCCGGACCCCGGCCGCAAGACGTGCCGGGTCTGGGCGACAGTCCGTTCTGA